The following proteins are encoded in a genomic region of Neisseria perflava:
- a CDS encoding hydrogen peroxide-inducible genes activator has product MTLTELRYIVAVAQERHFGRAARRCFVSQPTLSIAIKKLEEELSVSLFDRSSNDIITTEAGERIVAQARRVLEEAELIKHLANEEQNELEGAFKLGLIFTVAPYLLPKLITALRETAPKMPLMLEENYTHILTESLKRGDVDAIVVAEPFQEPGIVTEPLYDEPFFVIVPKGHHFEELDAVTPQLLGEEQVLLLSEGNCMRDQVLASCSELASKQKIQGLTNTLQGSSINTIRHMVASGLAISVMPATALTENDHMLFSIIPFEGTAPHRRVVLAYRRNFVRPKALTALRTAILQSQLTGVTFVNE; this is encoded by the coding sequence ATGACCTTGACCGAATTGCGTTACATCGTAGCCGTCGCACAAGAACGTCACTTCGGACGTGCCGCACGACGCTGCTTTGTCAGCCAGCCCACCCTCTCCATCGCCATCAAAAAGCTGGAGGAAGAGCTGTCGGTATCCCTGTTCGACCGTAGCAGCAACGACATCATCACGACCGAAGCGGGCGAGCGCATTGTCGCCCAAGCCCGCCGGGTTTTGGAAGAAGCCGAACTCATCAAGCACCTTGCCAATGAAGAGCAAAACGAATTGGAAGGCGCGTTCAAACTCGGCCTGATTTTTACCGTTGCCCCCTACCTTCTGCCCAAGCTCATTACCGCGCTGCGTGAAACCGCGCCGAAAATGCCGCTGATGCTGGAAGAGAACTATACCCACATCCTGACCGAGTCGCTCAAACGTGGCGATGTCGATGCAATCGTCGTTGCCGAACCGTTCCAAGAGCCGGGCATCGTAACCGAGCCTCTGTATGACGAACCTTTCTTCGTCATTGTTCCCAAAGGACATCACTTTGAAGAACTCGATGCCGTTACGCCTCAGCTTTTGGGCGAAGAACAAGTGTTGCTGCTGTCCGAAGGCAACTGTATGCGCGACCAAGTGTTGGCGAGCTGTTCCGAATTGGCTTCCAAACAGAAAATCCAAGGTTTGACCAATACCCTGCAAGGCAGCTCCATCAACACCATCCGCCACATGGTTGCCAGCGGTTTGGCCATCAGCGTCATGCCGGCTACCGCATTGACCGAAAACGACCATATGCTTTTCAGCATTATCCCGTTTGAAGGCACTGCACCGCACCGCCGTGTCGTTTTGGCCTATCGCCGCAACTTTGTCCGACCGAAAGCACTGACTGCTTTGCGCACGGCTATTTTGCAATCGCAACTGACCGGTGTAACGTTCGTCAACGAATAA
- the minE gene encoding cell division topological specificity factor MinE, with protein sequence MSLLDMLFGRKPKTATVARDRLQIIIAQERAQEGQAPDYLPTLRKELLEVLSKYVNVSLDDIRISQEKQDGLDVLELNITLPEQKKA encoded by the coding sequence ATGTCACTGCTCGATATGCTGTTCGGCAGAAAGCCGAAAACCGCCACAGTCGCGCGCGACCGCCTGCAAATCATCATCGCGCAAGAGCGCGCACAAGAAGGCCAAGCTCCGGACTATCTGCCGACCCTGCGTAAAGAGTTGTTGGAAGTCCTGTCCAAATACGTCAACGTATCATTGGACGACATCCGCATCTCCCAAGAGAAACAAGACGGCTTGGACGTTCTTGAGCTGAACATCACCCTGCCGGAACAAAAAAAGGCTTAA
- the minD gene encoding septum site-determining protein MinD, translating to MSKIIVVTSGKGGVGKTTTSASIATGLALRGHKTAVIDFDVGLRNLDLIMGCERRVVYDLINVIQGEATLNQALIKDKNCENLYILPASQTRDKDALTREGVDNVMKELASEKMGFEFIICDSPAGIEQGALMALYFADEAIITTNPEVSSVRDSDRILGILQSKSRKAEQGSTVKEHLLITRYSPERVAKGEMLSVQDICDILRIPLIGVIPESQNVLQASNAGEPVIHQDNAAAAEAYKDVIARLLGENREMRFLEAEKKSFLKRLFGG from the coding sequence GTGTCCAAAATCATCGTAGTAACTTCAGGTAAAGGCGGCGTAGGCAAGACCACTACTAGCGCCAGCATCGCAACCGGCCTGGCCCTGCGCGGCCACAAAACTGCTGTGATCGACTTCGACGTCGGTTTGCGCAACCTCGACCTGATTATGGGTTGCGAACGCCGCGTCGTGTATGACCTCATCAACGTCATCCAAGGCGAAGCCACACTCAACCAAGCCCTGATTAAAGACAAAAACTGCGAAAACCTCTACATCCTGCCTGCATCTCAAACTCGCGATAAAGACGCGCTGACCCGCGAAGGCGTGGACAACGTGATGAAAGAGCTGGCCAGCGAAAAAATGGGCTTCGAATTCATTATCTGCGATTCCCCTGCCGGTATCGAACAAGGTGCACTGATGGCACTCTACTTTGCCGACGAAGCCATCATTACCACCAATCCGGAAGTATCCAGCGTCCGCGACTCCGACCGCATCTTGGGCATTTTGCAAAGCAAATCCCGCAAAGCAGAACAAGGCAGCACTGTTAAAGAGCACCTGCTGATTACCCGCTACTCCCCTGAGCGCGTGGCTAAAGGCGAAATGCTGTCGGTACAAGACATCTGCGACATCTTGCGTATTCCGTTGATCGGTGTGATTCCTGAATCACAAAACGTTCTGCAAGCTTCCAACGCCGGCGAACCTGTCATCCACCAAGACAATGCCGCAGCAGCAGAAGCCTACAAGGACGTTATCGCCCGCCTCTTGGGTGAAAACCGCGAAATGCGTTTCCTCGAAGCTGAGAAGAAAAGCTTCTTAAAACGACTGTTCGGAGGTTAA
- the minC gene encoding septum site-determining protein MinC produces MKPAFDIKTSRLDVLSIHLHTADLTELEEFLRQLAGQSQDEFVPFILDVQDFDHPESIDLGGMISLFARYGMQILGLHHTSDTWAAAAARYHLVFKQGNSTQAADTQAAPTPRQAPQPQDVQATVINNPTVLVSTPVRTGQQVYAENGDLIVTGIVSQGAELIADGNIHIYAPMRGRALAGAKGNTNARIFIHSMQAELVSVAGIYRNFEQDLPEHLHKKPVQVSLQDNRLVISAIDAE; encoded by the coding sequence ATGAAACCCGCATTCGACATAAAAACGTCACGTTTGGACGTCTTATCCATCCATCTGCACACCGCAGATTTAACTGAATTGGAAGAATTCCTACGCCAACTGGCAGGCCAATCCCAAGACGAATTCGTTCCCTTCATTTTAGACGTACAAGATTTCGACCATCCCGAATCCATCGATTTGGGTGGCATGATTTCCCTGTTTGCCCGTTACGGCATGCAAATTTTAGGGCTGCACCACACCAGCGACACATGGGCGGCAGCGGCGGCGCGTTACCACTTGGTATTCAAACAAGGCAACTCCACCCAGGCAGCCGACACACAAGCAGCACCTACTCCTCGCCAAGCACCGCAGCCGCAAGACGTACAGGCCACCGTTATCAACAATCCGACCGTATTGGTCAGCACGCCCGTGCGTACCGGCCAGCAGGTTTACGCTGAAAACGGCGACCTCATCGTCACCGGCATCGTCAGCCAAGGTGCGGAACTTATCGCCGACGGCAACATCCATATTTACGCCCCCATGCGCGGCAGAGCGTTGGCCGGTGCAAAAGGCAATACCAACGCGCGCATCTTTATTCATTCCATGCAGGCCGAATTAGTCTCCGTTGCCGGTATCTACCGCAACTTCGAGCAAGACCTGCCCGAGCATCTGCACAAAAAACCCGTACAAGTATCATTGCAAGACAACCGACTGGTTATCAGCGCAATCGACGCCGAATAA
- a CDS encoding FAD-binding domain-containing protein — protein MKSAYVLVWFRRNLRLHDNAALNAAVASGLPIACVWVSQRPSENHNPRQSLFHYQAAQELHTRLAAHHIPLYVVASDEDLLPLAAALNVYTVITDEAYTEAEIRQDNHLWHNFDHAGIALQHANDRGILAKSPLMDANGLPYTDFAAYKQAWLQAYSGQRPSETELPVQTGQNIPLFPAYTGTVLPAYQQGGETAALTQWHAFKQNLVHYPITKNFPARKNTSLLNAYLSAGCISPRLLSTEGLANRHFEWLDKLIFRDYCYQLAYHRRLPETTDAAPVREYWQLGQTGVPIIDASIRGLKATGHLHPVLQQLCAHYFCHALNFDPNQGIAWTASVQTGTDPALNQANWHLTAQDTATVRYAHRSHQIDPDGSYIRSYLPELAHLPSTLIHTPWAAADDIDTHGYPFPKAI, from the coding sequence ATGAAATCTGCCTACGTCCTTGTCTGGTTCCGCCGCAACCTCCGCCTGCACGACAATGCTGCGCTTAATGCCGCCGTTGCAAGCGGTTTGCCCATCGCCTGCGTCTGGGTCAGCCAAAGGCCGTCTGAAAACCACAATCCGCGTCAAAGCCTGTTCCATTATCAAGCCGCGCAAGAGCTGCATACCCGTCTGGCGGCGCACCATATTCCTTTATATGTTGTCGCCTCCGATGAAGACCTCCTCCCCTTGGCTGCTGCGCTCAATGTCTATACCGTCATCACAGACGAAGCCTACACCGAAGCCGAAATCCGCCAAGACAATCACCTCTGGCATAATTTTGACCATGCAGGCATTGCCCTGCAACATGCCAACGACCGCGGCATTTTGGCCAAATCCCCCCTCATGGATGCCAACGGCCTGCCCTACACCGATTTTGCCGCCTATAAACAAGCATGGTTGCAGGCTTATTCAGGACAAAGGCCGTCTGAAACCGAATTGCCTGTTCAAACCGGACAAAACATTCCACTGTTTCCAGCCTATACCGGCACGGTATTGCCTGCCTATCAGCAGGGCGGCGAAACCGCAGCCTTAACGCAATGGCACGCGTTCAAACAGAATTTGGTTCACTACCCGATTACCAAAAATTTTCCGGCACGAAAAAACACCAGCCTCCTCAATGCCTACCTGTCCGCAGGCTGCATTTCACCGCGACTGCTGTCCACCGAAGGCTTGGCAAACCGACATTTCGAGTGGCTGGACAAACTCATTTTCCGCGACTACTGCTACCAGCTCGCCTACCACCGCCGCCTGCCCGAAACAACCGATGCCGCTCCGGTACGCGAATACTGGCAACTCGGCCAAACCGGCGTGCCCATCATCGACGCCTCCATCCGCGGCCTCAAAGCCACCGGCCACTTACACCCCGTTCTCCAGCAGCTGTGCGCCCACTATTTCTGCCATGCGCTCAACTTCGACCCCAACCAAGGCATCGCATGGACAGCCTCCGTCCAAACCGGCACCGACCCCGCGCTCAACCAAGCCAACTGGCACCTCACCGCACAAGACACGGCCACCGTCCGCTATGCCCATCGTTCACATCAAATCGATCCCGACGGCAGCTACATCCGCAGTTACCTCCCTGAATTGGCACACCTGCCGTCCACCCTTATCCATACGCCGTGGGCCGCCGCCGATGACATCGACACACACGGCTACCCCTTTCCCAAGGCCATCTGA
- a CDS encoding ATP-grasp domain-containing protein, which yields MTEQTVLALITCQTYPEPSDNLKTLAACLETMGVKTVFDAWQNHPSAPFLLPLCAWDYAAEPETFRQWLEHAERAGQRFINPPELMAWNMEKTYLCDLAARGAQVIPSVFVPPQKAELADILNQQGWTEAVIKPAFGQSGKGVVKVCADALDVDMADYPQGMIIQPYIREIETAGETSLVFFNGVFSHAVRRQPPQGEWRANSAYGVSVFGIEPPEFAVRAAQDVLAALPQMPVYARVDGTLVGDTFLLNELELIEPALYLHTSEGATERFARVLAQLLGQHSST from the coding sequence ATGACCGAGCAAACCGTTTTGGCACTCATTACCTGCCAAACTTATCCCGAACCATCGGACAACTTGAAAACATTGGCGGCATGCTTGGAAACCATGGGCGTGAAAACCGTATTTGATGCGTGGCAAAACCATCCGTCCGCGCCATTTTTGTTGCCTTTGTGCGCATGGGATTATGCCGCCGAACCTGAAACCTTCCGCCAATGGCTGGAGCATGCCGAGAGGGCGGGGCAGCGTTTTATCAATCCGCCCGAGCTGATGGCTTGGAATATGGAAAAGACTTATTTGTGCGATTTGGCGGCGCGCGGCGCGCAAGTGATTCCCAGCGTGTTCGTTCCGCCGCAAAAAGCCGAATTGGCGGACATCCTGAACCAACAGGGCTGGACAGAAGCGGTCATCAAGCCTGCATTCGGGCAGAGCGGCAAAGGCGTGGTCAAAGTTTGTGCGGACGCATTGGACGTGGATATGGCGGATTATCCGCAAGGCATGATTATTCAACCGTATATCCGCGAAATCGAAACGGCAGGCGAAACATCGCTGGTGTTTTTCAACGGCGTATTCAGCCATGCCGTGCGCCGTCAGCCACCACAAGGCGAATGGCGCGCCAACTCGGCCTATGGCGTGTCGGTGTTCGGTATTGAGCCGCCCGAGTTTGCCGTCCGTGCCGCGCAAGACGTACTGGCTGCCTTGCCGCAAATGCCGGTTTACGCCCGCGTGGATGGTACATTGGTCGGCGACACATTCCTGCTCAATGAGTTGGAACTCATCGAGCCCGCCCTGTATTTGCACACCAGCGAAGGCGCAACGGAACGCTTTGCCCGAGTGTTGGCGCAATTGCTTGGGCAACATTCATCAACCTGA
- a CDS encoding alanine/glycine:cation symporter family protein, whose product MQLFLDNLKAFFETISGWVWGPIMLMLLVGTGILLTVLLKGLQFTMLGYALKQAFVPSKKHEDGEDHEGDISHFAALMTALSATIGTGNIAGVATAVVTGGPGAVFWMWMTAIFGMATKYGEGVLAVKYRVTNSKGEMSGGPMYYIEKGLGKNWKWMAVAFALFGTFASFGIGSSVQSNSVAQAVQTSFGVEPAYTGVILTVLTAIVLLGGIKGIAKAASFIVPAMAVFYVVGGIAIIVINSDVLMPAVKLIFSDAFSAQAVAGGAIGTVIRYGVARGVFSNEAGMGSAPIAAAAAKTDHPVRQALVSMTGTFLDTIVVCSITGIVLVMGLLGAGGEFVKPELSGAALTTVTFQKMLPGIGGWIVTIGLIFFAYSTILGWCYYGEKCAVYVFGEKFAGLYRVGYVSSVMLGTVLSLDLVWLASDTFNGLMALPNLIALLLMAKVIVNETRDFKQKIKNGELPH is encoded by the coding sequence ATGCAATTGTTTTTAGACAATCTTAAAGCCTTTTTCGAAACCATCAGCGGCTGGGTCTGGGGACCTATTATGTTGATGCTGCTGGTCGGTACGGGCATTTTGCTGACCGTTTTGCTGAAAGGCTTGCAGTTCACCATGTTGGGTTATGCGCTGAAACAGGCGTTTGTGCCGTCAAAGAAGCATGAAGACGGCGAAGACCACGAAGGCGATATTTCCCATTTTGCGGCGTTGATGACCGCGCTTTCCGCCACCATAGGCACGGGTAACATCGCCGGTGTGGCGACTGCGGTGGTAACCGGCGGCCCGGGCGCGGTATTTTGGATGTGGATGACCGCCATTTTCGGTATGGCCACCAAATACGGCGAGGGCGTGTTGGCGGTGAAATACCGCGTCACCAATTCCAAAGGCGAAATGTCCGGCGGCCCGATGTATTACATCGAAAAAGGCTTGGGTAAAAATTGGAAGTGGATGGCCGTCGCCTTTGCGCTGTTCGGCACATTCGCTTCATTCGGTATCGGCAGCTCGGTGCAGTCCAACTCGGTTGCGCAGGCAGTGCAAACCAGCTTCGGTGTCGAACCTGCCTACACCGGCGTGATATTGACTGTATTAACGGCCATTGTGCTTTTGGGCGGCATTAAGGGCATCGCCAAAGCCGCGTCCTTTATCGTACCTGCCATGGCAGTGTTTTATGTGGTGGGCGGTATTGCCATTATCGTGATTAATTCCGATGTGCTGATGCCTGCCGTCAAACTGATTTTCTCCGATGCGTTTAGCGCGCAAGCTGTGGCAGGCGGCGCCATCGGTACGGTCATCCGCTACGGCGTGGCGCGCGGCGTGTTCTCCAACGAGGCAGGTATGGGTTCTGCGCCGATTGCCGCCGCCGCCGCGAAAACCGACCACCCCGTCCGTCAGGCTTTGGTTTCCATGACCGGTACGTTTTTGGACACCATCGTTGTCTGCTCGATTACCGGTATCGTTTTGGTCATGGGTCTGCTCGGCGCAGGCGGCGAGTTTGTGAAACCTGAATTGAGCGGCGCGGCACTGACAACCGTCACTTTCCAAAAAATGCTGCCCGGCATCGGTGGCTGGATTGTGACCATCGGCCTGATTTTCTTTGCCTACTCAACCATTCTCGGCTGGTGTTATTACGGCGAGAAATGCGCGGTTTACGTCTTCGGCGAGAAGTTTGCCGGTTTGTACCGCGTCGGTTATGTTTCTTCAGTTATGCTGGGAACCGTGTTGAGCCTTGATTTGGTGTGGCTGGCTTCGGACACATTTAACGGCTTGATGGCATTGCCCAACC